Below is a genomic region from Alphaproteobacteria bacterium.
ACCTGGCAGGTAATTACACTTCCGTTCGCGCTGCAGCCTGGAATCAATTGATTCGGATTAGTAAGCGATATTAACGTCATCGTCGTGTCAGTTAAAGTTATGTTCCTCAGATCGAACCCAGAAATGCAATAGCCGCCTAACCGGACCTCGCCGGGTTCGCACCCATTTGTCCGCTTCGGGCGGCGCCTCCCGTTGACCGTGATAGTATCATCGTCATCGGCTGTGGGCGATGGCGCCGGCGGATCGAGACCAAGTGGGTCGGTCAAATTGATCGCATCGTTCCTCGCATAGCCATAGATGTTCATCCCGCCCCCGAACCCGATCGGATCGGTTTGCATGAACCGCCCCAGCGTCGGCGAGTACAAGCGGGCGCGGTAGTGATACATGCCGAGCTCGGGCATCCAGAGTTGGCCGGTATATTGGAACCGCCCTGAATTGCTCGCCCCCGGTATGCCATATTCGTCGTAGCTGTTGATGGCATAGGCATTGCCGCCGGCGTCGCTGACGGCGACGATCGAGCCGCGCTCGTCGGCATGGTAATAGCGCCGCGTGCTCGTCCCCGAGCCCTCGTACCAGACCACCGGCTCGTCCATGCCGGGGCCGGGGACGTAGCGGCGGGTGATGACGTTGCTGGTGTCCAGCTCCGAGATCAGGGTGCCGCCGAGGGAATCGAAGCGCTGGTAATGCCCGCCGCCGGAATCGGCGTGATAGACCTGGAGGAACCGTCCGAACGGATCGTAGACGATCAGGGAAGAGGACGGCCCCGCCGACAGGCGATTTTGCGACGTATAGGTAAAGTTCAACGTCGGCAGGCCCGTCACGGAGGACTGCGACAGATTGCCGCGGCCATCGTAGGAAAGGTCGGCCGGCCCGCTGTGGCTGTACTGGTTGAGGCCGTCGGTAATGTAGCTTCGGTTGAACGCGTAATGGCCGCCCCAGGCGTAGCTGTCGTTGCTGCGCGTGGTGCTGGCGATCTGGCCGGCCGGGTTGAAGCCGAGGTCCAGCGTCAGGTCGCTCGCCGTGCTGGCCAGGTCGTGGAAGATCTGGGTCGTCCGTCCCACCGCGTCGTAGGTGTAATTCGTCACGGCATTGTTGCCTCTGGTCAGCGAGGTGCGCCGGCCGAGATCGTCGTAGGTATAGCTCGCCAGGGTCAGGTTCGCGCCCGACGGGCTTTCGCGGATTTCGGTCAGGTCGGTCTCGTTGTAATAATAGCCGACCTGGAAGCTGTCCGGCCAGGTGAGCCGGGTCAGGCGGCCGGCGAGGTCGTATTGCATCGTCTTGGTGCCGAAGTAGCTCGTCTCCCCCACCCTCCGCCCGAGCGCGTCATAGGTGAAGCTCACGGAATGGGCGCCGACGTGCGACGAGGCGGTCAGGCGGCCGAGCAGGTCGTGATCGTAAGTGGAATCATATTCCGCATAGGCGGTGTTCGGTACGTTCGTGGCGGTCAGCCGGCCGAGCGCGTCGTAGCTGTAGGCGACGCTGCTATTGTCCCTCAGCCGCCGGCTCGCGACCAGCGAAGTGGAGCGCGTGCCGCTCGCCGCGGTAACGTAGGTCAGCTCCTCGTAATCCGACGTCGAGCTCGTATTGTCGGTCGTCGGGGAGGGCATGGAGGTCCGCGTCAGGCGGTCGAGCCCGTCATAGGCGTAGGTCGTGCGGTTGGCCTCGGCGTCGGTGACCCTCTCGATCTGGCCGTTGGCGGTGTACGTCGTCGCCACCTCGTCGGCCTGCACGCCGCTGACGCCGTAGCCGGTCTGGACCAGGTTCGGCCGGCCGGCATTGTCGAAGCTCGTCCTGACGATCCGGTCGGGGCCGTAGCTTCCGGTCGTGTCGAGCGTGCAGGCGTCCGACGGCAGCGACGAGGTGGCGAACTCGCTGGGGTTCATCCGCTGAGCCACGCAATTGGCGCGGCCCAGGCTGTCGTAGCTGGTCTGGGTCAGGGAATAGGTCGTGCTTCCCGAAACCAGCCGATGGACGACGAGGCGATGGTGCGCGTCATATTCGGCCTGCATCTCCTGAAGCGGGCTGAACAAGGCCCAGTCGGCATCCGACTGGCTGTCGACCGTGCCGCGTTCGACCTTGGTCGCCTGGCCGTCGGCACCGTAGGTCACCCGGATCGCCCTGTGATGCAGCGCGCCGCCGCCGTCCGGATCGGGGCCGATCTCGCCGATCACCTGCCGGGCGCTATTGTAGCGGTAGCGCGTGGTGTCCGCCGTGCCGGAGATCGGCCCATCCACGGTGAGCAGGTTGCCGAAATCGTCGTAGGTCATCGTGCTGGTCGCGATGAGCGTTCCGGCGCCGTCCCTTCGGGTGACCGATGTCGCATTGCCCTGGTCGTCATAGCCGATCACGGTGCGAATCTCGTCCGCGGTGTCGACGCAGGTCGGGGAAGCGGTGCTTCCGGTGGCGCAGGCCGAGATTCCGGTGAGCAGATATCCGCCGTCGGCCGGCGTGTAGGAATAGCGCGTCTGCGGCCGAGTCCCCGTGCCCCCCGGCGCCGGGCCGGTGACCGTCAGCACGCCGCCATGGGTGCCGTCGTACGCATAGTCGGTGACGTTCCCGCGCTCGTCGGTGGTGGTCAGCGGGCTGTTGCAGGACGAGTCGATGCAGCTCGATATGTAGGTTGCGCTGGTCACGACGTCGGGGAGGCCGGTGCTCGGTTTCGCGACCTGGCGCACCTCGGTGACGTTGCCGCGGCTGTCGCGGGTGTAATTAGTGTAATTGCCCTCCGGCTGGGTAATGCGCGTCAGCCGCCCGTTGCCGTCATAGGTGTAGCTGGTCGTGTGGCTCAGCGGATCGGTCACCGATGTGATCTGGCCGATCGCGGTGTCGGCGACGATTGTGGTCACCTGGCTGGCCGCGTCGGTGATCGTCGTCGTCGCATTGTTGCCGCTGACGCTGCGCGAATAGTTCGTGGTGATGCCGTCGCGCACGATTTGGGTCACCGCGAATCCGGAGAAGGAGACGGTGATATCGTCCGACGACGAGCCCGGGCGCCGGATGCCGAGCGAGTTGGTGCCGTTGGTGACCCGCCACACGCGGCCGTCGGCGTCGGTCATGTCGGTCACGGTCGAGGAGACGAACGTGTTGCTCACCGTGCGCGTGGTGGTCCCGTTGCTCAGCGTCTCGCCGCTGCGCTTGTACCAGTCGGGGGACGGATTCTGGTGAAGCGAGGCGAAATCCGTCACGTAGGCGAAGTCGACGGAGTAGCCGAAGCTGTTCTCGACCGTGTCGAGCCGCCAGGCGTAGGTGCAGTCGAGGCTGCCGTCCGAATTGAACGTCGAGGAGCAATTGGCGTGCACGGTCCAGCCGAACGTCACCGTCATGCCGTCCGGCTGAGCCATGCCGAGCGCGGTCGCACAGCAGGAGCTCTGATTGGCGTTGGTATGGGCGCACAGGTTGGAGGCGCCATATTGATCGTCGGCCGGAGCGCCGAAGGTGATCGCCCTGCCGTCGGGGGCGGTGTAGACGAACGCGCTTCCGCCCCCTCCGCTCAGAGTCGCGCCGTTGGCCTGGGCGGGGGTGAAGCCCGAGCCCGTGCTGGTGAACGTCTCCGAACGGTCCCCGAGGACAACGACCACGGTCGTCGTCCCCCCCGAGATCGATTGGTGGGCCCACATGTTCTGCCAGTTGCCGACGCCGCCCGGATCGGTGCCGTGGCGCTCGATGGTGATCGCCCCGGGGCCGGAGCCGATCGTTCCTTCGGTCAGCACGAAGGGATAGGTGCCGCTGATCAGGTCGACTCCGTTGGCGTCCAGGGCGCGATGCGCGGGCTCGCCGGTCTGCGCCAGCGCCGGCGCCGTCAGCCCGGTCGTCCCCAGCAGGACGGCGCCGAGCGCGCGCGTCCGTAAATTCCTGCAGCCCATGATGCCCCCCTTTAACCTGCCAAGTGCGATCCGACGCGCGAGCGGCGGGCCGGATCAGGGCGGCGGCGAGTTGGGCGAGACGACGTTGACGTTGGTGCGGTTGTCGGCCTTGTCGTATGCGTAGCTGGCCGAGACGTTGTTGTTCACGCTCCCGCTGCGCTCGACCTTCACCAGCCGGCCGCGCGCGTCGTAGGTGTAGCTGATCGTCTCCGAAGCGACCGCCGCGGCGGCGGTCGCAGCGACCGCCAGGCCGAGCAGGACTTTGTCTCTGCTTCGCATGATGCCCCCTTTATGCGGCTCCTCGAGCCGCGGCACGAATAGATCACCAAAGGAGGGCGGTGGAAAGCGGAATTCGTCCTTAATCGCCAGGCAAATTGCCGCGTACAACTACCGTAGCGGGATCACGGTAGCCGCATCGACTGTTGCTGGTGTCGCCTGGGGATGAAGCCTAACGCTGCGGCCGGCGCGGGCGCGGCGGCGCGTTGGGCGAGCGCACCGGCTCGAGCGGGTGCGGGCCGGCCGCGGGCGGCGGCTCGGCGGGGCCGGCGGTCTGGCTGGCGGCCGCGACGCGGGGCGCTGCCGCGGCCATCCGCTCCGCTTCCGCGCGCAGCTGCTCGGCGGTCATCGGCGGGACGTTGTCGGAGCCGATGGAGGCGCGGACGATCCGGCTCGGCGCCGCGGGCGGCTCGCCGCGCTCGATGGCGTCGACGAAGTTCATGCCCGAAACCACGCGCCCGAGCACGGTATACTGGCGGTCCATCTGGAGCCTGGGCATGAACATGATGTAGAACTGGCTGTTGGCGCTGTTCAGCTCCTGCGCGCGGGCCATGCCGATCGCTCCGCGGGTGTGCGGCAGGCCGTTGATCTCCGCCTCGAGATTGGGCAGCGGCGAGCCGCCGACGCCGCTATTCTCCGGGTCTCCGCCCTGGGCCATGAAGCCTTCGATCACTCGGAAGAAGGTGAGGCCGTTGTAGAAGCCCTGGCGGGTCAGGGTCTTGATCCGCTCGACATGGTGCGGAGCGACGTCGGGCCTCAGCTGGATCACGACCCGGCCGCCGGTCGAAAGATCGAGCACCCAGCTGTTCTCCGCCTCGAGCGGCGGCGGAGGCGGCGGCACCTGGGCTTCGGTCGGAACGGTCTGCGGCGCGTTCTGAGCCGCGGCGAGCGCGCTCCAGAACAGGCCGGCGAGGGCAAGGAACAGGGACGGCAGACGCGGCATGTGAAACCCTCGATTTTTCGCTGAACGGCAAGTGTCTAGAGCCGCTTCGCCGCGGCCTCAAGCGCCGATCGCGCCTTTCGCTCCCGCCCCATGACTGGCGCCTTAACCGGCGCCCGCGGCGCCCCCGTCCCGCTCCACCCGCGCCCGCACCTCGGCGGCGACCGCCGGCGTGACGAAGCGGGAAATCTCGCCGCCGTAGCGCGCGATCTCCTTGACCAGCTTGGACGCGATCGGCTGCAGCGACACGCCCGCCATCAGGAAGACCGTCTCGATCTCGTCGTTGATCTGCTGGTTCATCCCCGCCATCTGAAACTCATATTCGAAATCGGCGACGGCGCGCAGGCCGCGGATGATCATCGAGGCATTTTCGCGCACCGCGAAGTCCATCAGCAGCGAATCGAAGCCGACGACCCGGATTTCCGCGCCGTCGCGAATGCCCGCGACTTCGCGCCCGACCGTCGCCAGCCGCTCCTCGACCGAGAACATCGGCGACTTGGAGGGATTGGTGGTCACTCCGATCACCAGCCGGTCGACGAGGTGCGCCGCGCGGCGGATGATATCCATGTGGCCGAGCGTGATCGGATCGAACGTGCCGGGATAGACGCCTGTCCTCATGACCTCCCCCATAGAGCGATCAATGATCGCGCTCCACCGCAAAGCGCGCCACGGCCCGGAGCAGCGCCGCCTCCTCGCCGAATCCCTGGAGATGCTCGATCGCCTGGTTCAGCAACAGATCGGCCTGGCGCCGCGCGCGCTCCGACCCAAGCAGGGAGACGAAGGTCTGCTTGCCCGCGGCCAGATCCTTGCCGACGCGCTTTCCGGCCTTCTCCTCTTGTCCTTCATGGTCGATCAGATCGTCGACGATCTGGAAGGCGAGGCCGACGTCGCGGGCATAGCCGCGCAGGCCGGTGCGGCCCTCGGGCGGCACCCGCCCCATGATCGCCCCCGCTTCGACGCACCAGCCGATCAGCGCGCCGGTCTTGAGCTGCTGAAGCCGGGTCACGGCGGCGAGGTCGAGCGCGGCCTCCGACGCCATCAGGTCCATCATCTGCCCGCCGGCCATGCCCGCCGGCCCCGCCGCCCGGGCAAGCTCGGCGACCAGCTCCGCGCGGACGAACGGATCCTCGTGAGTCGCCTCGTCGGCGAGTATCTCGAACGCCAGCGCGTGGAGCGAATCGCCGGCGAGGATCGCGGTGGATTCCTCGAACGCGCGATGCAGGGTGGGCTTGCCGCGCCTCAAATCGTCGTCGTCCATGCTCGGCAGATCGTCGTGAATCAGCGAGTAGACGTGGATGCACTCCACCGAGAGCGCGACGCGCATCGCCCGCTCGCGATCTACCGCGAATATGTCGCACGCGGCGAGGACCAGCATCGGCCTAATTCTCTTGCCCCCGCCGATCGCCGCGTAGCGCATGGCCTCGTAGAGCCGGCCGCGTCCATCTTCCGGTATGACCAGCAGGCGGTCGAAGGCCGCGTCGATCTCGGCCCCGACCGTTTCGAGCGCTGACTTGAGGCTCATTCGCCGTCGAAGGGGGCGGTGCCTTCCGGAGCGCCGCCCGGCCCGAACTGGATTTTCTCGATCCGCGCCTGCGCCGCCGCGAGCCGGGCCTCGCATTGCTGCTTCAGCCGGTCGCCTTCGCTGTAGAGATCGATCGCCTCGTCGAGCGGCGCCTCGCCGCTTTCGAGCTTGCGCACGATCTCCTCGAGCCGCTTCAGCGCCGCCTCGAACGAAAGCTGGGCGACTTCGTCTTCCTGAGCCATGGCGAAGTGCAATGAGCCGGGGCGCGCGCGCGGTCAAGCCGAGGCGGAGCGATACCAGAAGACGCCGTCTTGCTCCTCCCGGACAGCGCGCCCCTCCACTTCGAGATGCCGCAGATGGGCCAGCGCTTCGCCGGTTGCCAGGCCGAACGAGCCGTCATCGATCCGGCGTCCGAACAGGATCATGAAGCAGTCGGTCGCCCGGCGAGGCTCGGCGAGATGGACCTCGAGCGCGTCGAGGCGGCCCTTGTGGCCGTCGGAGAGCGCGTCGAGGCGTGTGTGGAGGCCGGTGAAGGGCTCGCCGTGCGAAGGAAGGACAAGCAGGTCCTCAGGGAGCCCTTTCAGCTTTTCGATCGACGCCAGCCATTCGCCGAGCGGGTCGGCCTCGGGCTCGGAGAGGCTCAGCGAGACGTTGGAGGTGATCCGCGGAAGCACCTGGTCGCCGGCGATCATCAGCCTGGCCTCGTCGTCGACCAGACAGGCATGTTCGGGCGAATGGCCGCTGCCGACGACGATCCGCCAGGTCCTGCGGCCGATCCGAATCGAATCGCCGTCCCGCATCCGGACGTAGCTGACGGGCACCGGGCTGACGACCGAGGCGAAGCGGCCCCAGCCCTTGGCCTTTTCCTCCGCGATCCGCTCTTCGCTCCAGCCGGCGGCGCGCTGATAGGCCTCGGCTTGCGGCGGCGGCGCGTCGCGCACGTCGGTCGTCAGCATCCGCGCGAACAGCCATTCGCCGCGGGTCATCCACAGGCGTACGCCGAAGCGCTCGCAGAGCCATCCGGCGAGGCCGAGATGGTCCGGATGGAAATGGGTGCAGATCACCCGGGTGACGGGGCGCCCCGCGAGGGCGCCGGCGAAGAGGCCCTCCCACGCCTCGCG
It encodes:
- a CDS encoding RHS repeat-associated core domain-containing protein; the encoded protein is MGCRNLRTRALGAVLLGTTGLTAPALAQTGEPAHRALDANGVDLISGTYPFVLTEGTIGSGPGAITIERHGTDPGGVGNWQNMWAHQSISGGTTTVVVVLGDRSETFTSTGSGFTPAQANGATLSGGGGSAFVYTAPDGRAITFGAPADDQYGASNLCAHTNANQSSCCATALGMAQPDGMTVTFGWTVHANCSSTFNSDGSLDCTYAWRLDTVENSFGYSVDFAYVTDFASLHQNPSPDWYKRSGETLSNGTTTRTVSNTFVSSTVTDMTDADGRVWRVTNGTNSLGIRRPGSSSDDITVSFSGFAVTQIVRDGITTNYSRSVSGNNATTTITDAASQVTTIVADTAIGQITSVTDPLSHTTSYTYDGNGRLTRITQPEGNYTNYTRDSRGNVTEVRQVAKPSTGLPDVVTSATYISSCIDSSCNSPLTTTDERGNVTDYAYDGTHGGVLTVTGPAPGGTGTRPQTRYSYTPADGGYLLTGISACATGSTASPTCVDTADEIRTVIGYDDQGNATSVTRRDGAGTLIATSTMTYDDFGNLLTVDGPISGTADTTRYRYNSARQVIGEIGPDPDGGGALHHRAIRVTYGADGQATKVERGTVDSQSDADWALFSPLQEMQAEYDAHHRLVVHRLVSGSTTYSLTQTSYDSLGRANCVAQRMNPSEFATSSLPSDACTLDTTGSYGPDRIVRTSFDNAGRPNLVQTGYGVSGVQADEVATTYTANGQIERVTDAEANRTTYAYDGLDRLTRTSMPSPTTDNTSSTSDYEELTYVTAASGTRSTSLVASRRLRDNSSVAYSYDALGRLTATNVPNTAYAEYDSTYDHDLLGRLTASSHVGAHSVSFTYDALGRRVGETSYFGTKTMQYDLAGRLTRLTWPDSFQVGYYYNETDLTEIRESPSGANLTLASYTYDDLGRRTSLTRGNNAVTNYTYDAVGRTTQIFHDLASTASDLTLDLGFNPAGQIASTTRSNDSYAWGGHYAFNRSYITDGLNQYSHSGPADLSYDGRGNLSQSSVTGLPTLNFTYTSQNRLSAGPSSSLIVYDPFGRFLQVYHADSGGGHYQRFDSLGGTLISELDTSNVITRRYVPGPGMDEPVVWYEGSGTSTRRYYHADERGSIVAVSDAGGNAYAINSYDEYGIPGASNSGRFQYTGQLWMPELGMYHYRARLYSPTLGRFMQTDPIGFGGGMNIYGYARNDAINLTDPLGLDPPAPSPTADDDDTITVNGRRRPKRTNGCEPGEVRLGGYCISGFDLRNITLTDTTMTLISLTNPNQLIPGCSANGSVITCQVREPDSPPTNYCDSASYKIGRMLDDLGRFGQRAAILAAVVGFTMDGPGSAMPALAAYSIAGDVRMVGTLLEWYGGAPFPAYDMGTTIASRGLGADLVLQTIADIAGGAVGSVTLRPDSCP
- a CDS encoding peptidylprolyl isomerase, producing MPRLPSLFLALAGLFWSALAAAQNAPQTVPTEAQVPPPPPPLEAENSWVLDLSTGGRVVIQLRPDVAPHHVERIKTLTRQGFYNGLTFFRVIEGFMAQGGDPENSGVGGSPLPNLEAEINGLPHTRGAIGMARAQELNSANSQFYIMFMPRLQMDRQYTVLGRVVSGMNFVDAIERGEPPAAPSRIVRASIGSDNVPPMTAEQLRAEAERMAAAAPRVAAASQTAGPAEPPPAAGPHPLEPVRSPNAPPRPRRPQR
- the coaD gene encoding pantetheine-phosphate adenylyltransferase, coding for MRTGVYPGTFDPITLGHMDIIRRAAHLVDRLVIGVTTNPSKSPMFSVEERLATVGREVAGIRDGAEIRVVGFDSLLMDFAVRENASMIIRGLRAVADFEYEFQMAGMNQQINDEIETVFLMAGVSLQPIASKLVKEIARYGGEISRFVTPAVAAEVRARVERDGGAAGAG
- a CDS encoding polyprenyl synthetase family protein yields the protein MSLKSALETVGAEIDAAFDRLLVIPEDGRGRLYEAMRYAAIGGGKRIRPMLVLAACDIFAVDRERAMRVALSVECIHVYSLIHDDLPSMDDDDLRRGKPTLHRAFEESTAILAGDSLHALAFEILADEATHEDPFVRAELVAELARAAGPAGMAGGQMMDLMASEAALDLAAVTRLQQLKTGALIGWCVEAGAIMGRVPPEGRTGLRGYARDVGLAFQIVDDLIDHEGQEEKAGKRVGKDLAAGKQTFVSLLGSERARRQADLLLNQAIEHLQGFGEEAALLRAVARFAVERDH
- a CDS encoding exodeoxyribonuclease VII small subunit, giving the protein MAQEDEVAQLSFEAALKRLEEIVRKLESGEAPLDEAIDLYSEGDRLKQQCEARLAAAQARIEKIQFGPGGAPEGTAPFDGE
- a CDS encoding MBL fold metallo-hydrolase, encoding MPKPSSRAEEPAAPDASLAAEPVSHRGLTYPLGRSGPAYGEIVQLADGIGWTRSPVPGSLGHINLWLLDDSDGLAIVDTGLDIAPAREAWEGLFAGALAGRPVTRVICTHFHPDHLGLAGWLCERFGVRLWMTRGEWLFARMLTTDVRDAPPPQAEAYQRAAGWSEERIAEEKAKGWGRFASVVSPVPVSYVRMRDGDSIRIGRRTWRIVVGSGHSPEHACLVDDEARLMIAGDQVLPRITSNVSLSLSEPEADPLGEWLASIEKLKGLPEDLLVLPSHGEPFTGLHTRLDALSDGHKGRLDALEVHLAEPRRATDCFMILFGRRIDDGSFGLATGEALAHLRHLEVEGRAVREEQDGVFWYRSASA